The following is a genomic window from Mycobacterium parmense.
CGCAGGTATTCGCGGGTCACGACCTCGCCGACGGCCAGCCGCAACGCGGCGAGCTCGCGCGCCAGGTACTCGGTGTCCGCCTTGGTCTGCGAAGCCCGGCGGCGGTCCTCGTCGAGCGCCACGCGGTCGCGATTCTCCTGGCGGTTCTGGGCGAGCAGGATCAGCGGCGCCGCGTAGGCGGCCTGCGTCGAGAAGGCGAGATTGAGCAGGATGAACGGGTAGGGGTCCCAGCGCAGGGCGACCGCCCAGACGTTCACCGCAATCCACGCGATCACGATCACCGTCTGGATCAACAGGTAGCGGCCGGTGCCGAAGAAACGGGCGATCGACTCGGTGACCTGGCCGACGGCCTCGGGGTCCAGGCGCGGCGACCACCCGCGGGAGGTCCTGGGGGTGTACAGCCGTCGGGGTGCGGAGTTGTTCACGCGGACCCCTTCTGTGCGCGGAGGCGGCCGGTCACGTCCAGCGTCTGCACGTCGACGCGCCAGTCGTGCGGCAGCAGGTGATCGAGCAGGTCGTCCACCGTGACCGCCCCCAGCAGGTGGTTCTGGTCGTCGACCACCGGCGCGCACACCAGGTTGTAGGCGGCGAGGTAGCGGGTCACCGCTCCCAGCGCGGTCTCCGGTGCCAACGTGAGCAGGTCGCTGTCGACGATCCCGCCGACGAGTTCGGCGGGTGCCTGGCGAAGCAGTCGCTGCAGCGGGATGCAGCCCAGGTAGCGGCCGGTCGGCGTAGCCGTGGGCGGGCGTGCCACGAACACCATGGACGACAGGGCGGGGGTGAGGTCGGGATCGCGCACCCGGGCCAGCGCCTCGGCGACGGTTGTGTCGGGGGTCAGCACCACCGGGTCTGACGTCATCAAACCGCCCGCGGTGTCCGGGGAATGGGTGAGCAGCCGGCGCACCGGGGCGGAGTCGTCGGGATCCATCCGGGTCAGCAGCATCTCGGCGTCCGTGGGGTTGAGCACCCCGAGCAGGTCGGCGGCGTCGTCGGGGTCCATCTCCTCGAGCACGTCGGCCGACCGTTCGGTGCCCAGCTGCGACAACACCTCGGCCTGCTCGACCTCGGGCAGCTCCTGCAGGATGTCGGCCAGCCGCTCGTCGTCCAGCGCCTTGAACACCTCGGAGCGCCGCTTGGCCGGCAGGCCGCGAATGGCGTCGGCGACGTCAGCGGCTCGCTGCCCCTCAAACTGGTTGAGCAACTGCGCCACGCCCTGGCCCGGCAACGCCAGCGCGGACGGGGTGAGGCCGTGCACGTTGTGCCAGTCCACGACGTGCACGGGGCCGCGCCGGCCGAGTCGCCGCGGCACCCGGACCGCCACCCGCGACACCATCCAGTCCCGGGTTCGCGTCTGCTCGATGCCCAGGTCCGTGATCACCACGTCCAGCCCCGCCAGCTCAGGCAGGTCGGGGTCGTTGACCTTCACCTGCGTGTCGAGCACCTGGCCCATTGCCAGCACCTCGCCCGGCCGCTGTTCGAAGTGGCGCAGGGAGACGCTGCCCGTGTTCAGGGTCACCGCGTCGGGCTCGATCGCCGCGACGCGCAGCATCGGGATGAAGATGCTGCGGCGGGTCGCCAGGTTGACGACCAGCCCCAATACGCGCGGTTGCTGGCGCACGATGCTGATGCCGAGCACGACATCGCGGACCCTGCCGAAGGATTCGCCGAGGGGGCCCAACACCATCATCCGCGAGAGCCGCGCGACGTACACCCTGTTGACCGATGCCATGGGGCAAAGCCTAGGCAGCCCTTCGCCGGAAGGCAGAAGCCCCGCCGTCCTTACCGCGAGTGCAGCGCGAAGATCGCGACGATCAGGCTCACCACCAGGGTCGCCACGCCGACGACGATGCCGGCGACCGCCAAGCCGTATCCGCCCTGCCGTCTTTCCTTGATCTGATTGAGCGCGACCGTGCCCAGCACGATGGCCACGATTGACCCGATGCCGCAGAACAATCCGGTGAACGCCAAGACGAGGGAGGCTATCGCCAGGCCGTTGGTTTCCGGGTTGGGCGTTCCGTAGCCACCCTGCAGATCCGGCGCGGGATACCCCGGGTAGAAGCCTCCCGGTAAAGGCGGCGGACCGTAACCGGTCGACGGCGCACCGAAGGGCGGGCCCGGCGGGTACGGCGGCTGGCCGCCGAAGACCGGCGGCCCGCCGCATCCGGGTCCAGGGGGAACGGGCGGTGGATAGCCGGGCGGCGGGTATGCGCCGTGGGGCGGGGCCGGCGGCTCCCAGGGCGCAGTCCAGCCCGGCTCCTCGTGGGCCGGGGGTCGCGGCGTTGGCGGGGTGTCGTCCTCGTCGTGGGAGCCCTCCGCGAAGCCGCCGCCGGGACCAGTCATGGGGTTCAACCTAGCCCATCCGCAGGTGGTGACCGGCGCGGCAAGCCCCCGCGGGTCAGCAGGCGTGCACGGGACCCTCGATAGGGTGGGAAGGCTGGTTGGGGGTGGGTGGCAAGACTGGGGATGAAACGACGGCCGAGGCGGAGGAGAATGAGCCGATGACTAGTCCTTTCCAGCCCGGGCAGGTTCCCGGCGCCACCCCTGCGGGTGCTACCGGTGGCCGGCGCGGCGCGCCCGGTCTGCCGACACCGCCCAAGGGCTGGCCGGTGGGGTCCTACCCCACCTACGCCGAGGCGCAACGGGCCGTCGACTATCTGTCCGAGCAGCAGTTCCCGGTGCAGCAGGTGACCATCGTCGGCGTCGACCTCATGCAGGTGGAACGAGTCACCGGCCGGCTGACATGGCCCAAAGTCCTCGGCGGCGGCGTGCTCAGCGGCGCCTGGCTCGGCTTGTTCATCGGGTTGGTGCTCGGGTTCTTCAGCCCCAATCCCTGGTCCGCGCTGATCACCGGCCTGGTGGCCGGGGTGTTCTTCGGGCTGATCACCTCGGCGGTGCCCTACGCGATGGCCCGCGGGACAAGGGATTTCAGCTCGACCATGCAGCTGGTGGCCGGTCGCTACGACGTGCTGTGCGACCCGCAGAACGCGGAGAAGGCGCGGGATCTGCTGGCCCGCCTGGCGATCTGACGCCGGAACAGGAAGCGCGAGGGGCATATGGGGAGGGGCCACCAGCGCGCACGCCGACTGGGCGCGCTGGCGCTGGCGACCGCGATCGTCGCGGCGACGGTATCGGCCTGCGGGGCGGACGGCGACGGCCTGGTCATCAGCCTGTACACGCCGGCCGCCGACGGCGCGACCTTCACCGCGGTGGCCCACGAGTGCACCTCGCGGCTGGGCGGCAGATTCGTCATCCGCCAGATCAGCCTCCCCCGGGCGCCCGGTGAGCAGCGGCTGCAGTTGGCCCGGCGCCTGACCGGGCACGACCGCACGCTGGACGTGATGGCGCTGGACGTGGTGTGGACCGCGGAGTTCGCCGAGGCGGGTTGGGCGCTGCCGCTTTCCGACGATCCGGCCGGGCTGGCAGAATCCGACGCCACCGCCGACACGTTGCCGGGGCCGCTCGCGACCGCGCGCTGGAAGGGCAAGCTCTACGCAGCGCCCATCACCACCAATACCGAATTACTCTGGTACCGGCCAGATTTGGTGCAGCAGCCGCCGGGCGACTGGAGCGCCATGGTGGCCGAGGCCACCGCCCTGCACGCCGCGGGCCGGCCCAGCTGGATCGCCGTGCAGGCCAACGAGAACGAGGGCCTGGTGGTGTGGTTCAACACGCTACTGGTCAGCGGAGGCGGTCAGGTGCTCTCCGAGGACGGCCGTCACGTCACCCTGACCGACACGCCCCAGCACCGTGCCGCCACGGTCGACGCGCTGCGCATCCTCAAATCGGTGGCCAACGCGCCGGGGTCCGACCCGTCGATCAGCCGCTCCGACGAGGGCACGGCCCGGCTGGCCGTCGAGCAGGGCAAGGCCGCGCTGGAGGTCAACTGGCCGTACGTCCTGGCGTCGATGCTGGAGAACGCGGTGAAGGGTGGTGTGAGCTTCCTACCGCTCAACCAGGACCCCGCACTGGCCGGCAGCATCAACCAATACGGCGCGTTCGTGCCCGACGACCAGCAGTTCCGCATCGCCTACGAGGCCAGTACCAAGGTCTTCGGTTTCGCGCCGTATCCCGGTGTGGCGCCGGGACGTCCAGCCAGGGTGACAATCGGCGGGGCGAACCTGGCGGTCGCCGGCACCACCCGGCACC
Proteins encoded in this region:
- a CDS encoding DUF1003 domain-containing protein, with product MNNSAPRRLYTPRTSRGWSPRLDPEAVGQVTESIARFFGTGRYLLIQTVIVIAWIAVNVWAVALRWDPYPFILLNLAFSTQAAYAAPLILLAQNRQENRDRVALDEDRRRASQTKADTEYLARELAALRLAVGEVVTREYLRHELEDLRDLLTGALPQTPGGESRKAADGRERTAKKSG
- a CDS encoding magnesium transporter MgtE N-terminal domain-containing protein gives rise to the protein MASVNRVYVARLSRMMVLGPLGESFGRVRDVVLGISIVRQQPRVLGLVVNLATRRSIFIPMLRVAAIEPDAVTLNTGSVSLRHFEQRPGEVLAMGQVLDTQVKVNDPDLPELAGLDVVITDLGIEQTRTRDWMVSRVAVRVPRRLGRRGPVHVVDWHNVHGLTPSALALPGQGVAQLLNQFEGQRAADVADAIRGLPAKRRSEVFKALDDERLADILQELPEVEQAEVLSQLGTERSADVLEEMDPDDAADLLGVLNPTDAEMLLTRMDPDDSAPVRRLLTHSPDTAGGLMTSDPVVLTPDTTVAEALARVRDPDLTPALSSMVFVARPPTATPTGRYLGCIPLQRLLRQAPAELVGGIVDSDLLTLAPETALGAVTRYLAAYNLVCAPVVDDQNHLLGAVTVDDLLDHLLPHDWRVDVQTLDVTGRLRAQKGSA
- a CDS encoding DUF4190 domain-containing protein; its protein translation is MTGPGGGFAEGSHDEDDTPPTPRPPAHEEPGWTAPWEPPAPPHGAYPPPGYPPPVPPGPGCGGPPVFGGQPPYPPGPPFGAPSTGYGPPPLPGGFYPGYPAPDLQGGYGTPNPETNGLAIASLVLAFTGLFCGIGSIVAIVLGTVALNQIKERRQGGYGLAVAGIVVGVATLVVSLIVAIFALHSR
- a CDS encoding general stress protein translates to MTSPFQPGQVPGATPAGATGGRRGAPGLPTPPKGWPVGSYPTYAEAQRAVDYLSEQQFPVQQVTIVGVDLMQVERVTGRLTWPKVLGGGVLSGAWLGLFIGLVLGFFSPNPWSALITGLVAGVFFGLITSAVPYAMARGTRDFSSTMQLVAGRYDVLCDPQNAEKARDLLARLAI
- a CDS encoding extracellular solute-binding protein — protein: MGRGHQRARRLGALALATAIVAATVSACGADGDGLVISLYTPAADGATFTAVAHECTSRLGGRFVIRQISLPRAPGEQRLQLARRLTGHDRTLDVMALDVVWTAEFAEAGWALPLSDDPAGLAESDATADTLPGPLATARWKGKLYAAPITTNTELLWYRPDLVQQPPGDWSAMVAEATALHAAGRPSWIAVQANENEGLVVWFNTLLVSGGGQVLSEDGRHVTLTDTPQHRAATVDALRILKSVANAPGSDPSISRSDEGTARLAVEQGKAALEVNWPYVLASMLENAVKGGVSFLPLNQDPALAGSINQYGAFVPDDQQFRIAYEASTKVFGFAPYPGVAPGRPARVTIGGANLAVAGTTRHRAEAFEAVRCLRSMQSQKYIALQGGLPPVRTTLYSDPQFQTKYPMHSIIRRQLTDAAVRPATPVYQAVAIRLAATLSPIGDIDPERTADRLTTEVRKAIRGEGLLP